Sequence from the Sciurus carolinensis chromosome 1, mSciCar1.2, whole genome shotgun sequence genome:
GTtaaattatctctttaaaaaatcttcaaaaaattacTAGCTACATCAAGAAccttcataaatattttggttTACCATGtctttgctccttttttttttcaggcaatgGAGATGCTCTGGCATTTCCTGCTGAGATTTTGGTGATATAGAAATACTTTTGAAGAACATTGTACAAAGACTGAGTATAGCAGAATTAAAAACTTATTCAAATTCAGTTAATAATGCATTGCTATACTTGCACCTGAATGGGTAAATAAGTCAAAAGAATAACTAAGGGAGGCCCAGATACAGTCACATATTGATATTTAACATAGGGTTGTTTCTTCATAAGGTTAGAGACAAAGACTATCTTCTGCTTAAATTGTTTGGGAAAAATAGGTCATCcttctttagaaaaatacttTTGACCCCAAATTCACATCACATAGACCTTTAATTTTTACTCAAACATAGAggtacacaaaataaaatgttactgaagacacacacacacacaaagagataCATAAAAACACCATCTACCATAAAGTAAAATATTGTGgactacaataaaattaaaactttttttcacaaaaattctATGAAAAGTGTTGTCATAGAAGGAGAAATGCCTTTGACAATCGTTCAACCCACAGAAAGTCATGTCCTTTGTGTTTCAAAATCttctaaaagtaaaaaaggcAGAACATGATAAGAAAGACATCAAAGACACTGCAAAACACGAAAAAGAACTAGTAAACCAACACAGGAAGAGGTGTTCCACCTCATTTGTATGAGAAAAATGCAGATTAATAGCTCATTAAGATATACCACATAGCCCCCATACAACCAAATGTGAAAACTTTGGTGTGGAGACCATCATACTGTGTTGGGAAGTATGTAAATTGCTACAGAAGCTTTGAAGTCATGGCAAACCTGATGTAGAAGGACAAGATTCATCTCCTCTATGACCTGGGAAGTCCACTCCTAGGGGTGTTACACAAGGGAATTTTGcatgtacatgaatatatatatatatatataggatacatatatatatatatgttcgtatataaatgtatttaaaaatatccttaacaatatttcataaaagataaacatgataatttacatatttatcaaCAGTATGAAAAACAACTTGATTTTACTTTAtacaatatattcatttttcagcTACACAATGAACTAGAAGAATCTTATTAATATctttaagaaatgaaacaaagtaCAAAAGATGACATGCAATAAAATCTGATTTATACAGAAAGCAGGTCAAACTAAATTACATTATTTCAGACATAACTTGTATATGATAAAATCCAGGAGGAATTCAAATGTTGTGATACTAGTTGTCTCTAACAGGTTTGTCATAGGTTGTAATACACTCCTTTGGTTTTAGCAATGCTGAATTTATGTTTCTAGGGCAtggtttttttatttatattatttgtatgCTTCATATTTGATGCAATCCTCTGAATGtgtcttattttataatttttataaacagagaaggggacacaatttatcaaaattttgctttgaaaaGGATCAAGAGATTGTGTTTTAACTGAACGAGTATGAGATCAAGAGACATTTGGAAATAGGTTTGAGTCACAGAAAGGCCATCTCCTATAGGATCATAAGAAATACaaccttgaatttttaaatgtgttttatatctttacactttaaacattttgttgttggtggtgttgtTAGTGTAAATTATAAGGACTGGTTCTGACTTATCTTTTCTAAGTGACCAGGCAGTTGTCTCTTCCTATTTAAAAGTCTATCTTTACCTCCATTCTTTCTATAGagattttttttgaggggaggacTTTCTATTATGCTCCATCAGTCATCTGTATATTCAAGAGTCATTTCCacacttttaacttttattttgacaatttctctgctttttaatATTGACTACTTTCATATTATTTTGACACTGTGCTTTTGGTTTTCATTCTTTCagtaatttcctctaaattttaACATATTACTTAATATTTCTGTCTTACTAAAAAGACAAGAGAGACAGTATCAAGATGATTATTAATGTAGGTTCCAAAGCATGGCACTGCTTTTAGATGACTTGATTATCTTCAATGCCTTAAAAGTAAtaactttaatattaataacactaatgaacataaaaatagttttaagtaaTTATAAGTGTAATAAAGCAATACTGCATATTCAAAGGATTTTGTGAGCAATGCATGAGTTACTACAGTGACTATAGTTGGCACATGATGAATCCTGAAAAAATATTAGCTGCTGTTACTAACTACTTATAATGCTAAGGAACAGAGAAGTTGTACATGTTTAATATTGCTGCTGTAATATAAGAAGTTCTGCGATATAAAACACTCCAAAGCATAAGAAAAAGTACAGATATTAGCattaatgtgtttttcttctctgtatgagtaaatcatattttgaagaacttaaaaaaaactgaagatcCCATAATATCACCCAATGGAAAATCCCTTACAGAAGCAAACAATTATAAgtgagggaaaaaacaaaataaaacaaaacaaaaaaaaaaaaaaaaaaaaaaaaaacagagcctTGTGGAGTgttcctataatttttttaaaacagatttttactAGAGTTAAACACAACAAACagagaacaaatgaaaatgtatacCAAAGTGAGTTTTAATTCTAGTTTTAAAGTAATTCCTAATCTTCTGAGGGAAATTCAGAAGCATTTCCCATAGAATTTTAACTATTGAGAGACATAGAAAcaaagcttaaaaatattttatagttaaaacTTTGCACTAACATGTATTCATATaatcaatactttttaaaaatatcagcaggCTGTCATATACTATGATGATTTAACTTTAGCATTGTAGcaagtataaaattaaatgagCACCATTGGAATTTTGACTCATTACACATTATTATTTATGcctcttatttaaaaattctaaagtactataaatatgtaacaaaaaaattaaagtcaaataTAAATTGCAACCTGTTATAACATGCTCTAAGTTATGACTTAGTGTGGGTGAGTAAAAAGGAAAAGGCCTCTTCTTCAGTCCTTAAGCCTATGACACAGTTTCCACAGTAGTATTTCCTTTCATCCTCTACAGATCTTCATTTCATAACACTGTTTTCTTTCAGCTTGGGATTTCTTTTTGCAGAAGGTTGACACAGTGTTGATGATTTGCATAATGGTCCTTAGAATAGCAGTCTCCACCCAGTTGAGAAATGTAGATTGTTCCCACTTTACAATTGGCGCCTCCCTCAGATAGCATCCAGCACATGACAAGCAGTAGGAGTGATGCTAAACTGAGCTCAGGACCTGGGTAATGTTCCATCGAACTGAGCCCATGTGGCAACTTGCAATACCTAGACACTGAGGTAACTTGCAATAACTAGAGACAAACTGGAAGATTAGGTAGAAGTTTTTGGATTATTTAAATGTTGATTGTCCCAAATTCTCTAGTTTCTTATTCCTTTGTGtcttccatgaaaaaaataacGGGAGTCTCTGTTGTTCAGCACTTTAGAGTATGATACATTGAGCATCTTGTGGCTCAGACATTGTCCTCTGTAAATGCTGGATCTGATCTTGACACCTTGACAATTCAGCTTGATGGGCCAACCTGAGCCTTTCGGCCTCTTCCTAAGTGAAAAATAGATATTATAATACTTGGAACATTGACTTGTTCTTACCTCCCTTAATCCTCAGAAACAATTAACAGTCTCTGAATCTCCTTCTTCCACTCATGCTTACTTCCACAATTATTCACATTCCTCTTCCTCTAGCTCCAGAAACATTGGTTTAGTCCCTGAAGTGTTGTGGTCTTTATAGAATTCCATTCCAATGCTCCCTTCCCACTTACACTACACAGTTGCCTTGAGTAATCTTAATCATATCTTGACCTCAATTCTCTTTCCCAATCTCACTTCCATTTTTAGGAATATATTAACTGTTATTGTAAGAGAAGAAATTGCCCCAAAAGCACAATGTCTAGGCGACATACACTCAGGAGAGGTGTCTGAGTCTTAGATGAGGGACATGTTCCAGAGCACCACACTTTGGATGGAGAAGTACAAGTAAAGACTGAGCAGATCAAACATCAGAGTTTTCCCATAATGTCCTTCAGGAAAGAGCTGCAATCCCCAAAGTGCCCTAGAGTAGTTACTGAAAAACAGGTACCCACAGGTTCCCTGGTAAGCCAGGGCAAAGGTTGGGACATTGTCTGTCTCATGAGGTGCTCACATAGGAAGTCCCCACCAGGTTCTCAGGAGCAGTGACACTGTGGATCCCACTCACTGAAAGACACCTACAATGACTCACAAGGCTGTGAGATTCTGGCATTTAGTTATCTTCTTGGGGCCTTGATTACCTCATATAAAATGGGGGACACATCAGTTCTGCTTCACAGTAAATAGATTAGATGAGAGAATGCATGCAGAGGGCTTTGTAGAGTGCTCAAGAAATAAGAACTCCTGCTAATTGAATGATGACAAATTAAAGGACTTGACTAAGCAAGCACTGTTGAGTTCAAGGCCAGGAGAACCAGAGATGACAGAGGAGCAAAGACACTGCAAGAGGAAATCGATGTAACAAGGTATGATCAGGGCAAAGGATTGTACAGagcaattaacaaaataatagaaaaggcTAATCACTGTGAGACAGAAATGCCTagtttatacataaaaattcatattattcCTCTATGCCAAACACCATTATAAATTCAAATACTATGTATTTCATTATCACAATACccttataaaatatgtataaccaacatttccattccaaacaTGAAGAAAAGGGGGCACAGAGGAAATAGACAACTTGCTTAAACCATGCCTTTGGTACAGGTGGAACTTGGATGCATGCCCAGCGTCTGGTTCCACAGCCCCTGACCTGAGCCACCATAGTAGTCTGCACCTGTCCCATGGCCCCTGTTTCATGCTCTCATCTTTATAGGGAAGGGACAGAAACACAATCCAAAGATGCAGCAATAGATGAATACCTGCAGCCGACGTTCCTGCTCCCTCTGTTGTTGTGCCAGGTAGTTTGCTCTTTCTATCTCCATTTGTCTTATTTGCTGCTGATGACGTTTCTCTCTTTGCTCCATCATTTGCTGGTTCTGCCTACGAGCCGCCTCCAgcctttctgcttcagccttGGCAGCCTCTGCTTTTACACGTGCctctgaagaggaagaagaaaggtaaAACCCTCAAGGACAACTCTATCCCTTTCTTGGGCCTCCCATTCTCATTTGTTACACAAAGAAAATTTCCTGGCATCATTTTTCATTCCACATAACCATATTGCAGCTGATCGTGCCATACTCAGATGCTGCCTGAAGCCATAAGGAAACTTTATGCCTGACTTGCTCTAGTTGAATGATCCCAGCTAGGCAAGAACACATGAATTTCAAATTTGGACATTTCTTGTCTCTCTTGcattgcttctgttttcttctcaccTTTTGTCTCCTTTTCCTTGGCTGTGAGAGCCTGGTCTGTCTGAAGAATAGCATTACTCACAGACTCTTtggactttaaatatttttgcagaGCTTCCTCAGCCTAGGAACCCAAAAACAGGCAGTTAAAACTTGTAGTGGTGATAGCCAAAGTGATAAAATCATATTACTTGTTCTATCAAGCATCTTTTCCTCTTAGAAAGTTCTCTGCCTGCATCAGATGGAGAGGTGCACCAAGCCTCTCCACACGTGGGAGCCAGAGACCCATGGGGTCCATCAGAGCACCCAAGGCCACTGGATGAAAAGAACTTGTTCACAGGAGAAAAAATACTGCCATTTGAGTGTTCTAAAGGCTGATATGTATCAGGAGTGGCAATTGAACTATTGCTTTGAACTTCATACCTTGGACAGCTTGACTACTGCAACTAGGAATCTTTCCATGTGAAGGTGTAGAAAGACATGCCCATTTGCAGGTAGCTGCTGTTAATGGGCAGATCTCATGGCTGCTATGGTATTTATGGGTTTGACAGCTTTGAGATCAGAGGTCTGCTACCCTGGGGTGAAAGAGATACCAGTATACCTAGCTAACCTTGAagcaccagctgcctggaggaggaggaattacTGCCCAAGTGTGAGTCTCCAACAGGCCAATTCCCTACAACCTCTCACTTCTTGTTTACCTTTGAAGAACCAAATCCCTCTGGtgtgttttattataaataaagtattggtggatttttccctttgttaggaCCAGAATCATCAGGTCTCTTCCATCCATCACATCCCTGCTTCAAATATTTTCCGAcatcttttgctttatttcttgatattcttcagacctttttttttataGCCGGCCCACACCTCCAAGGGTTACTTATTCCATCCCCACACAGTCTGTGGGTGACAGATATGGGTACTGGGAAAGGCATGCATGCTCTGTCCTCAGAGGCTTAGGGCATTAAGGATAGTTGATCTTAGACCCAGAGGTAGCTCTTTGTTGTCATGTGAGACAAGCCTATTTGAAAATGAAGTGCATAGTTAGGAAAATGGAGCACAATAAGGAAGTAGGTGCTGGAAAAGCAAAAGGAAGCAGAACTGCAGACACTGTTTGGACTCTGAATGTATCCACACTTAAAACTAAACACCAGGCACAAAATTCTCATGCAAGCTCATTCATTGACAGAGTAAGTTTGAGGCAGAGACATCATTCTCAGCTCTGTTCCTATAGGTATGTCCTTTCTTTTATCCTCAATGGTTTTTTAGAGGGGCCCCAGTAATTCCCATAATTAATAGATAGGATCAGGGATACCTGTGTTCCTTTCCTGGGTTGCTGGTGGTACTTTTTCTTCAGCTCCTCTGTCTTCTGAAGGTAGAGATTATGGCCTCCTGGCTTAGAATAAAGCCCCTGCTTCACTTCTTCTTCCAGAGGACCAAAAATATCCTGAAGCAAAACTGAGCAACGATCTGAAGAGGCTTCTTCATTCTGCTTACAAATGTCCTTCTGCTTCACATCTAGTAGGGTCTTCAAGGGACAGGTAGCCACACAGATGTTAGCAACACCTTAGTACTTctggagtttatattttaaagattctatTTTTCCTAGCAACATCAAGGAATATAAGCAAATCTAAACCCTTTCCAGCAAACCTGAGAAAGTTGCAAGGACAAGAgactatgaaaaatatttactattgggTATGAAATATCCTGAAACCACTCTCTCTTATAATTTCTGCTTAAATGTGATCTTGTGACCACAGACCCCTACACCTAAGCTCTCATTTTAAATGCAGTCTACTGCTTTCCAACATTTCTTGTTTCAGTGTTTTTCTACCTTCAAGCAGAAAGTAGACGTGAATAATTAGTTAGAATGATATCGatttactttataaattctaATCATAATTTAGTAGATCCACGGGACAGTTCTCTctatttaattaatgaaaaaataaaataatgctttgcaaatgttttaaagcaatgaaatcaATCGAATTAATCCCATAGCTGTTCAATGGTAAATGTGATGATCTGTGTGCATATGTGAAAAATTCAGACTCTAACGGGCCCAGAGTATttacactttttttattttcagaataaaagtaTATCATGCCACATTAATGATCACCATTGTTTTCCAATCTAGAAAAAATTGCTTTTCTTAAACAAATCCTATTGTATCATTCATAGCAATATTTTTCCCTCTATTAACCTTATTGTCCATgaaccagaaaaatgaataattaccTGTAGTTCCTTCTGGAAACTTTGGTCTTCATCTTTGAAAGAATTCTTTGTGAAGATTTCTATGGCCTCTCTCTTGCTGGCCCTGTGTAGTTCCAGCAGCTCCTGGAGGGTCTCTGTGGGCAGCTGCACCTTCTGGACCATCAGCTCATCATAGTGGGCGAGGGCCTTTTGTACTGCAGCTGAGTTTTCCCTCTGGGTCAGGGCCAGGACTGCGTTCTCCATGCAGGGCAGAGCCCCACTGTTGATAGCACTGACATAGGTCAGCACCAGGCTCTCTAGACCTTCACAGAGGGAATAAGAGACACTTGTGCTATTTGCAGAGAAAATCTGTCAATTAATTCTAAGAACATTCATTTAACAATGTATCACCCCCAAATTTTCAGCATTCTGAACTGTATCCAAGTGTCCCAGACAAATTCCTTTGGGAACTGGTGAGATGAGGAAGGCAGGTATTTTCTtcttaggaaaaagaaacaagggtgaaagaataaaaataggaaaaatgtctAGATGTATGTTATTATTTAATCCTACATGGAGAAATAAGCACATGGTCATATAAAAGTCATGCATACGCATGCatgaaatacacatacacacacacacatatatatatatatatatacatatattcagagattttatatatacattttttcttttcttctcttttttttctaccagggattgaaccaagggggtgcttaaccactgaaccacaatcccagcactccttacattttattttgagacaaggtctcacccaGATGCTTAGGGaatcactgaattgctgaggccagctttgaagtCATGATGTCCTTTGCACTCAACTTTACTCCATAATATAGTGATTATTTATAAGAAGTTCTGAAACATAAGAGTTGTTAGGGAAAGCTATAGCAAGAAGTGTGCTTAGATATTTTTAGAGATTCTAGAGGTTTAGAGGTTCATTTGGGCCTCAGATCGACATTTGTATCAACCAAGTTTAATTTCTATAGGGAACAGGTATAAATTGTTCATTTGTGCCTTCAAAGATTATTGTGACATACCTTAAGAATccaatatatttgttgaacaaatactGCCAACACATACGAGCTAATCTATGTCAACAGTGGAAGAAAGAATGATACAACATCTTTAACTTTATCTTATCTTTATTATGTTCCTATATCATGTAACTTTAGAGGCATTTCTAAAACAAATACTAGAAATGTCTTTCATATTCACTATAACTTTACAAACATGATGCATATGATTTGCACAGTGATAATTGCTTATGCATCTCTCAATGTTGGCACAAGGACTCTCTTACATGATACACGTTATGCTGAATAGAGGGAAAATTCTTGAAGAGGTACTCACGAGGTCCAGTGACCTTGATGCCTCCTGGAAGagtcttgattttggacttcGTATAGATGTGGGAAGAGAATTCTGCCACTTGCTGTACAAATTCAAGACTCAGCTCATCATCCTGCAGTGTCTCTAGCTGGGAAAGCTTCTTGTGAGTGGGTGAGTCAAATACAAAGCACTTCTTTGTTGGAAAGAACTTCTGAATACACAGACGGGGCAAATTGAAAGTTTGAGTTCTTTGATCACTACCTGGAGAAGGAAAAACagggtttattttctttaaaatttacattcacaTGAATCTATTCTCCTTGAATACAAATCCTTTCTCCTGGTGTTACTCAACTTAATATATCTTCATAAACCCTAGGCAACCAGATTAAAAGTATTTaatcaaaaaaaggaaagaatatttttcccACGAACAAGGGAATACTAGAATTTGATATTGAACCTATtagttcattaaaaattaataatattcattacttattctgtaaaacaTCTAGATGGATAAATAGGGAAAACCATATATTTAACCTTCTACCCTAAAGAGATCATTTCTTGGGTTACTTTTATTCCTTGTTCCAAAAGCAAAGCCCATTTACCTTGCTTTGTCTTCAGAGAATTCTCCAGGTATTCATCTGCTGTCATGAGTTGTCCATCTGTTTCCAGACTTAGGTAGAAGTCTCTAAGAGTCCACACCAAGTCTGGAAAGAAGCTCACAATGTCACTGGCATCTTCAACATCAAGGTCAGGTGACTTTCTTGATCTGAGTAGATCTGTCAGTTCTGTCACATTGCTGAGATGATTAAGGAATACTGGCAGAAGTAACATACCATCTAAGCCCATATTTGATTCCATGTTCCCCacgcctttattttctttccctttggcaCTTAACCAAATCAACATTTCATCATCAGTGAATATGAGGTCTCTTTACTGTACTTTTAAGTGTTTACCCATTTTCTTTTTGCAGATACATAATGTCTTGCAGACCTACAGTTGGTGAGTGGTGTTCTCCATGTCTTTCGTGCCACCCTGGACCACAAAAGGATACTGCAGTAGGTCGATAGCACCCTGGTCAATTTTGTTCATGGTATTGTATACAAGGGTGCTGCTCAGAAGGATTGCCAGAACAAAGATCTGGGTATCATTCTTAGCATCAacctagaagacagaacaaaTTTAACTCATGTCTTATGGCATTCCCACATGaacaatcattaaaataaaatcctgatACACAAATGCTAAGCAGGGAAAGAACTACTGATTGTCAGACACATGAACTTTCCTGGTTTTCTCATTGATAAATTTATACTGATGCTACATTTCTAACTCCTGAGTCCTTCTTATAGCTACCATTAGATAATTGCAAAACAAGTAGTCAAAGTTAATGGGGAAACCAGAGTAGTTAAAATCAAGGTTTTCTGGGTACCAAAACAAAATTGGCCTACATGTACAGTTCATAtatctattttattaaataattattatccACAACAGAGTTCACATTACTGATCTTAGATGTCTAATTCTAGTGCTGTGAGATGAGCTCATAATTAATATCTCCATTTTTGTAGAGGAGGAAATTAAGGTTGTATTTGGGTTTACCATCATAGCATCTTGATAAATCAAAAGtcaatatcaaaatcaaaatgaaaacataaaaaaccGTGGACATTCAAGAGAGTGTTTGGTTAGGTACAAAAAACAGCTAAGAAGAGACAACTGTGTACATCTCTTTCCAAGTCTGAGTTTAGTGACTTTACTTGAGTAGCTTTAATTACTTATGATAGGAATATTTAGGGAATGGCCCAGTTGtacaaatccaatgcattttattctGTGAACTGGTTGCTAAATACTTTTTAGAATATAACTAGAGAAGACCCATGTGGTAGAAAAGATCCATGTGTCTACTTTTCCAATGATTAGTTGGATAGGAccaaagataatataaaaaatttagggAGACTCACTCTTCTTGTCAGCATCAGAGAGCTACAAGTGCCAGAGCCCTGGTTTGAACCGAAGTTCATCTCACCCAGAGCCGACTACTAACCATAATCAGTGCAGGACCAGGAGTGTACTGTGatttatttgcttcatttttatgcATCTAGGAATGACTAAGCAAACATCAGTGTAGTTCTCCTAATACTGATTCTGAATTTTATacgtatatatatttttttctcacttcagGCGTCCAAACATTattgagaatataaaaaaataatgatgggTGATATAGTCCTATCAAGTAGAggtacaattttataaaaacaaaaagaaaatataaaacaaaatgaaaaactactTGTACAAAGAAGGTTGAGTGATAAAGAGTTTAATCATAAAAGAATACTCTCCTTACCTTCTCTACATCACCCAGGCCTTCAGTGTCCAGCAGAACTAGGGTGTGTCCTGGCTTCTCAGGATGAGGCACACACCACATCCAGATTCCCTTGGTGTGAGACTGCACTGTGGAGCCTACAGAGAAGCCTGCAGAGGAGAGTGCAGAGGTCATCTTAGAGAAGGGGATCTAGAAATTGGgtattttcttgataattatgTTAGGGGTTAAGGAAAGCAAGATAAGGAAACAGCAGAAAATACAAGTATGGATCTCCATTACAATACAGAAATGGGGAAATAAGGTCAAAATCCACAAGTGGGAAATTTTTATACTTCTCATAATTATatgctacaaatattttaaagtttataattgCACATATGGACATTATTGCATTGATGTGGGGAAAATATTGTTTTCTCCCAGAAAGAcattaaggaaaacatttttaaaaagggttcatGTCAAGGACAGAAAGCTATCCTATAGCTCCCCAAGTTAAAAGGTCCAGTTGTGGCCCAAACTTTGGTTTTCACTGTCCCTCCCTGACTCTAACTCTCTCCCCTCCATCCCCAGGCTGGTTGCCCACAGTGTGGAGGACAGAGGACTCAGCAGAGCTTTGCTGGTGGCACTCACCCTTTTTCTTCCCAGCCAGCTTGTTCATCAGGTAGGATTTGCCTGTGCGGTAAAGGCCCACGATGGCCACAACCACCACAGGCTGTGTGATGGCTGACAGGATCTCCAGGGCTTCCTGCTTGACCATTAGCTGCCCCTCCTTGCTCTCAATGAGGCATATAGGGCCTGGCATGACCATGTCTGAGGCCATGTCTGGGATGTTACTATGTCTGCAAGGGAAGAGGTGGGATGGGCAGCAGTTTCTACTCTTGAAGCAGAGAAATCCATTTGCTTATTGAACCTGAAAACATAACTGTTCCCCATCATGGCCTAAGTTTCTGAAGACattgagaaacaaaatataaaaagaagtagTAGAAAGCACCACAGTAAGTAGGTCCTAGGCCTACTATCAGTTACCCTgcttattctcaaatatttggTGGACATATAGAAAAATTCATTTCCTGAATCTTACCTACTGATTCTTTGCATCTAACTCATTCCACTGGATTTTGATTTACTCATGTTTCTTAGTTTTTGTCTCCTTAAATTCCTAGTTTGATTATTCATTTCCATTATttgctaaatataaatttttgtttttctcttatttaggTCCATGTCCAAGTTGCATTGCATTAAATAATTCTATACCATTATGATGCATTTTCTAATAAATTCAACTGTTCACTATGAgctatatttttaagtgttttttaacTTAGTTAGTAATGTCCTTTACTGAAACAAAACTTTGAAGTGTGATCATTTTATGACTGTCTACATGAGtgaaaaaatttttcctttaattaatgttaaccatttattttctattaaaaatccACTATCTGCTTGAATTCATTTTTCATGTAaatctttaaattaaaacatttgaattctttttactAGCAGACTCTAGAAACTGTGAGTTTCTTTGTTGTCACTGCTAGATTTAATGATCATGAAGAcccattctctctttctcatagCTGATGACCTGTCAATCATCCTGattaaagacaaattaaaacagaaattgctGCTTGGGAACAAACAATAGGAAGTTCATTCACAAATTGCACGGCACCATGTTTCAGAGGCAGGAAACGCCCAGTGCAAGCTTGACCCAGAAAGAGGCAATTTCACAATAAGTTTAGAAGCTCAGATGTCAGATGTCTTTTCATTCCAATCCACTTCTAATGAAACATTGGCAGATTATATTAGTAGAACTCTGGTTGCCTGACTTACATGTAACAGGGGCTAGAATTGTATTTAGTTTAGAAAGATGTGGGAAAATTCCGATGATGATCTACAACAATTAGCTACAAAACAGATATTTATAAACCAAATTTATACAAACATTCATGCTTTAAGGCGAAGTTACTAAAGCAGGAGGGAACAGCTTTGAGGGTTTGAACTTCACCATGAATAGCATTAAGTCTGTGAATCAATATTAATAATAGTGTTTTATATGTTGTTCCCAGGTGCTATCTGGATAGCATCTTCAGAGCTTTTACAAGAGCCAAATCTCTTGCACATCTTGGAATATTTACTGTGTTTGAACCACACACATAACTGCTGCTCTGCCACTTATAACTCAGCCTGTTGTGTCCTCTGGGATGCATTCTCTCCCACTCTGGTAGAGGTCCACa
This genomic interval carries:
- the LOC124991483 gene encoding guanylate-binding protein 5-like isoform X1, which codes for MASDMVMPGPICLIESKEGQLMVKQEALEILSAITQPVVVVAIVGLYRTGKSYLMNKLAGKKKGFSVGSTVQSHTKGIWMWCVPHPEKPGHTLVLLDTEGLGDVEKVDAKNDTQIFVLAILLSSTLVYNTMNKIDQGAIDLLHNVTELTDLLRSRKSPDLDVEDASDIVSFFPDLVWTLRDFYLSLETDGQLMTADEYLENSLKTKQGSDQRTQTFNLPRLCIQKFFPTKKCFVFDSPTHKKLSQLETLQDDELSLEFVQQVAEFSSHIYTKSKIKTLPGGIKVTGPRLESLVLTYVSAINSGALPCMENAVLALTQRENSAAVQKALAHYDELMVQKVQLPTETLQELLELHRASKREAIEIFTKNSFKDEDQSFQKELQTLLDVKQKDICKQNEEASSDRCSVLLQDIFGPLEEEVKQGLYSKPGGHNLYLQKTEELKKKYHQQPRKGTQAEEALQKYLKSKESVSNAILQTDQALTAKEKETKEARVKAEAAKAEAERLEAARRQNQQMMEQREKRHQQQIRQMEIERANYLAQQQREQERRLQRPKGSGWPIKLNCQGVKIRSSIYRGQCLSHKMLNVSYSKVLNNRDSRYFFHGRHKGIRN
- the LOC124991483 gene encoding guanylate-binding protein 5-like isoform X2: MASDMVMPGPICLIESKEGQLMVKQEALEILSAITQPVVVVAIVGLYRTGKSYLMNKLAGKKKGFSVGSTVQSHTKGIWMWCVPHPEKPGHTLVLLDTEGLGDVEKVDAKNDTQIFVLAILLSSTLVYNTMNKIDQGAIDLLHNVTELTDLLRSRKSPDLDVEDASDIVSFFPDLVWTLRDFYLSLETDGQLMTADEYLENSLKTKQGSDQRTQTFNLPRLCIQKFFPTKKCFVFDSPTHKKLSQLETLQDDELSLEFVQQVAEFSSHIYTKSKIKTLPGGIKVTGPRLESLVLTYVSAINSGALPCMENAVLALTQRENSAAVQKALAHYDELMVQKVQLPTETLQELLELHRASKREAIEIFTKNSFKDEDQSFQKELQTLLDVKQKDICKQNEEASSDRCSVLLQDIFGPLEEEVKQGLYSKPGGHNLYLQKTEELKKKYHQQPRKGTQAEEALQKYLKSKESVSNAILQTDQALTAKEKETKEARVKAEAAKAEAERLEAARRQNQQMMEQREKRHQQQIRQMEIERANYLAQQQREQERRLQEEAERLRLAHQAELSRCQDQIQHLQRTMSEPQDAQCIIL